From one Anopheles cruzii chromosome 3, idAnoCruzAS_RS32_06, whole genome shotgun sequence genomic stretch:
- the LOC128272965 gene encoding protein wntless isoform X2, producing MSGTILENLSGRKLSILVAGLLFLQFMCFLLGGLIAPVPASVQTILGTICKDIPGSHNDTSVWLYSRGEDHCQSLDSVDIESDDMRMANQIVFVFQMPLPREGRQLDYSRWQQNLIGVLQTEIAFDANVLHKPHTKITIDARLAYRNKGDGDHDWKYIASSLEERDLDCTADHVTDEYLYNCNAIPLFELGSLHHDYYLLNVRLPVDSDRKMNLEIGHIKDVLLSVIYQNGGFTKVWVSLKTVFLPFIVLIMCWFWQRVHLLQRKPALLEVMLLSLGCALTFLNLPLEYFTLFFDMPFMLLLGDIRQGVFYATLLSFWLIFAGEHLLIQETGDKSSLKTYWKHLSAVAVGCVSLFLFDMCERGVQLRNPFYSIWVSKVGANVALGFIILAGISAGLYFVFLCYMIWKVFCNINIKRTSLPSMSSARRLHYEGIIYRFQFLMLATLLCAALTVIGFIVGQVSEGRWKWDETIDLEFTSAFFTGVYGMWNIYIFALIVLYAPSHKKWPTNETTENIMSEEIEFSNLPSDSNPSEISSLTQFARKAAQD from the exons ATGTCGGGAACTATACTGGAAAACCTGAGCGGAAGGAAGCTAAGCATTCTGGTGGCAGGCCTACTGTTCCTTCAGTTTATGTGCTTCTTGTTGGGTGGTCTGATAG cACCGGTTCCAGCCAGCGTCCAGACGATCCTGGGCACGATTTGTAAGGACATTCCGGGGTCACACAACGATACGAGCGTGTGGCTGTACTCGCGCGGTGAAGATCATTGCCAAAGCCTGGACAGCGTCGACATTGAAAGCGATGACATGCGGATGGCCAACCAGATTGTGTTCGTCTTCCAAATGCCGCTGCCCCGCGAAGGCCGACAGTTGGATTACTCGCGCTGGCAGCAAAATTTAATTGGCGTCCTGCAAACGGAAATAGCATTCGATGCAAATGTGCTTCACAAACCGCACACCAAAATAACGATCGATGCTCGGCTGGCGTACCGCAATAAGGGTGATGGTGATCACGATTGGAAGTACATTGCGTCGTCGCTGGAGGAACGCGATCTCGACTGCACGGCCGACCACGTAACCGACGAGTATCTGTACAACTGCAACGCGATACCGCTGTTTGAGCTTGGCTCGTTGCATCACGATTATTACCTGCTCAACGTGCGCCTCCCGGTGGACAGTGACCGTAAGATGAACCTGGAGATTGGCCACATCAAAGACGTGCTCCTGTCGGTGATCTACCAGAACGGTGGATTTACGAAAGTTTGGGTTTCCCTCAAAACGGTATTCCTTCCCTTCATCGTTCTCATTATGTGCTGGTTCTGGCAGCGTGTCCATCTTCTGCAGCGGAAGCCAGCACTGCTGGAAGTGATGTTACTGTCGCTTGGCTGCGCTCTAACGTTCCTCAATCTGCCACTGGAGTACTTTACCCTGTTCTTCGATATGCCCTTTATGCTACTGTTGGGCGATATTCGCCAGGGAGTATTCTATGCCACCTTGCTATCGTTTTGGCTCATTTTTGCCGGCGAGCATCTGCTG ATCCAGGAAACCGGCGACAAATCGAGTCTCAAAACATACTGGAAGCACCTGAGTGCCGTGGCGGTCGGATGTGTGTCACTCTTTCTCTTCGACATGTGCGAACGTGGGGTGCAGCTGCGTAACCCATTCTACTCGATCTGGGTTTCGAAAGTTGGGGCCAACGTCGCG CTTGGTTTCATCATTTTGGCGGGCATTTCGGCCGGACTCTACTTTGTCTTCCTGTGCTACATGATTTGGAAGGTGTTTTGTAACATCAACATCAAGCGCACCTCGTTGCCCTCGATGTCGTCCGCTCGGCGGCTCCACTACGAAGGCATAATCTACCGTTTTCAGTTTCTCATGCTGGCCACGCTGCTGTGCGCGGCTCTGACGGTAATCGGGTTCATTGTTGGCCAAGTGTCGGAGGGCCGCTGGAAGTGGGATGAAACCATCGACCTAGAGTTTACCTCGGCGTTCTTCACCGGCGTGTATGGCATGTGGAACATCTACATCTTCGCGCTGATCGTCCTTTACGCACCCAGccacaaaaagtggccaaccAACGAGACCACTG AGAACATTATGAGCGAGGAAATCGAGTTCAGTAATCTACCATCGGACTCGAACCCGAGCGAAATTTCGTCCCTCACCCAGTTTGCGCGTAAGGCGGCACAGGACTAA
- the LOC128272965 gene encoding protein wntless isoform X1 gives MSGTILENLSGRKLSILVAGLLFLQFMCFLLGGLIAPVPASVQTILGTICKDIPGSHNDTSVWLYSRGEDHCQSLDSVDIESDDMRMANQIVFVFQMPLPREGRQLDYSRWQQNLIGVLQTEIAFDANVLHKPHTKITIDARLAYRNKGDGDHDWKYIASSLEERDLDCTADHVTDEYLYNCNAIPLFELGSLHHDYYLLNVRLPVDSDRKMNLEIGHIKDVLLSVIYQNGGFTKVWVSLKTVFLPFIVLIMCWFWQRVHLLQRKPALLEVMLLSLGCALTFLNLPLEYFTLFFDMPFMLLLGDIRQGVFYATLLSFWLIFAGEHLLIQETGDKSSLKTYWKHLSAVAVGCVSLFLFDMCERGVQLRNPFYSIWVSKVGANVALGFIILAGISAGLYFVFLCYMIWKVFCNINIKRTSLPSMSSARRLHYEGIIYRFQFLMLATLLCAALTVIGFIVGQVSEGRWKWDETIDLEFTSAFFTGVYGMWNIYIFALIVLYAPSHKKWPTNETTADDEYSFSIAENIMSEEIEFSNLPSDSNPSEISSLTQFARKAAQD, from the exons ATGTCGGGAACTATACTGGAAAACCTGAGCGGAAGGAAGCTAAGCATTCTGGTGGCAGGCCTACTGTTCCTTCAGTTTATGTGCTTCTTGTTGGGTGGTCTGATAG cACCGGTTCCAGCCAGCGTCCAGACGATCCTGGGCACGATTTGTAAGGACATTCCGGGGTCACACAACGATACGAGCGTGTGGCTGTACTCGCGCGGTGAAGATCATTGCCAAAGCCTGGACAGCGTCGACATTGAAAGCGATGACATGCGGATGGCCAACCAGATTGTGTTCGTCTTCCAAATGCCGCTGCCCCGCGAAGGCCGACAGTTGGATTACTCGCGCTGGCAGCAAAATTTAATTGGCGTCCTGCAAACGGAAATAGCATTCGATGCAAATGTGCTTCACAAACCGCACACCAAAATAACGATCGATGCTCGGCTGGCGTACCGCAATAAGGGTGATGGTGATCACGATTGGAAGTACATTGCGTCGTCGCTGGAGGAACGCGATCTCGACTGCACGGCCGACCACGTAACCGACGAGTATCTGTACAACTGCAACGCGATACCGCTGTTTGAGCTTGGCTCGTTGCATCACGATTATTACCTGCTCAACGTGCGCCTCCCGGTGGACAGTGACCGTAAGATGAACCTGGAGATTGGCCACATCAAAGACGTGCTCCTGTCGGTGATCTACCAGAACGGTGGATTTACGAAAGTTTGGGTTTCCCTCAAAACGGTATTCCTTCCCTTCATCGTTCTCATTATGTGCTGGTTCTGGCAGCGTGTCCATCTTCTGCAGCGGAAGCCAGCACTGCTGGAAGTGATGTTACTGTCGCTTGGCTGCGCTCTAACGTTCCTCAATCTGCCACTGGAGTACTTTACCCTGTTCTTCGATATGCCCTTTATGCTACTGTTGGGCGATATTCGCCAGGGAGTATTCTATGCCACCTTGCTATCGTTTTGGCTCATTTTTGCCGGCGAGCATCTGCTG ATCCAGGAAACCGGCGACAAATCGAGTCTCAAAACATACTGGAAGCACCTGAGTGCCGTGGCGGTCGGATGTGTGTCACTCTTTCTCTTCGACATGTGCGAACGTGGGGTGCAGCTGCGTAACCCATTCTACTCGATCTGGGTTTCGAAAGTTGGGGCCAACGTCGCG CTTGGTTTCATCATTTTGGCGGGCATTTCGGCCGGACTCTACTTTGTCTTCCTGTGCTACATGATTTGGAAGGTGTTTTGTAACATCAACATCAAGCGCACCTCGTTGCCCTCGATGTCGTCCGCTCGGCGGCTCCACTACGAAGGCATAATCTACCGTTTTCAGTTTCTCATGCTGGCCACGCTGCTGTGCGCGGCTCTGACGGTAATCGGGTTCATTGTTGGCCAAGTGTCGGAGGGCCGCTGGAAGTGGGATGAAACCATCGACCTAGAGTTTACCTCGGCGTTCTTCACCGGCGTGTATGGCATGTGGAACATCTACATCTTCGCGCTGATCGTCCTTTACGCACCCAGccacaaaaagtggccaaccAACGAGACCACTG CGGATGATGAGTATTCTTTTTCCATTGCAGAGAACATTATGAGCGAGGAAATCGAGTTCAGTAATCTACCATCGGACTCGAACCCGAGCGAAATTTCGTCCCTCACCCAGTTTGCGCGTAAGGCGGCACAGGACTAA